Proteins co-encoded in one Sulfurimonas sp. HSL1-2 genomic window:
- a CDS encoding SLC13 family permease, translating to MLETGVLASLVLLVVLLVRGTGRPAVLFGGLLALYYFAGLIETKTMLQNFVNPSLMVLVLLIILSSVIERTAVVEWMARFAFSTNRFASLLRFTGMTSLFSAFLNNTAVVASMLGMAKNNRHMLPSKILIPLSYAAIFGGTMTLIGTSTNLIVNGFVIEAGLEPIGLFDFLYVGLPIVVVGTLFLSLAGPALLPDYDAKKEKEEAQYFLEARVEEGSPLIGRSIQENGLRNMEQLFVAELLRGKELVSPVTPREVLQAGDVLIFTGNMRDVHELNRFKGLSIFDDSRCTLQTNLTEVVVSHESNLVGKTIKEAEFRMKFDAAVVAVRRGNEKLSGKLGNIRMQAGDTLLLAAGEDFSKRDNLKKNFYFVSDRPLTKKFDAKSSLTIMMLFLGVIVLSAMKIILFLKGLLFLLGLFLFMKFLDLAEIKRTFPFELVLIIGSALGIAQVLMQSGVAGMLGTFITATTDWMGVYGSFAAIYLMTFLLTEIITNNAAAALSFPIAYATSVSLGADPMPFVMAVAYGASASFLSPYGYQTNLMVYGPGGYKFGDYVRIGLPVSLLYSVVVLTLVPLFFPFSG from the coding sequence ATGCTGGAAACGGGGGTTTTGGCTTCACTGGTACTGCTGGTCGTCTTACTGGTGCGCGGCACCGGGCGGCCTGCGGTCCTGTTCGGCGGCTTGCTGGCGCTGTATTATTTCGCCGGCCTGATCGAGACGAAAACGATGCTGCAGAACTTTGTCAACCCTTCGCTGATGGTACTGGTCCTGCTGATCATTCTCTCCAGCGTCATCGAGCGGACGGCCGTCGTCGAATGGATGGCCCGTTTCGCCTTTTCGACGAACCGTTTCGCTTCCCTGCTGCGGTTCACGGGAATGACATCGCTCTTTTCGGCTTTTCTGAACAATACGGCCGTCGTCGCGTCGATGCTCGGGATGGCCAAAAACAACCGTCATATGCTCCCCTCCAAAATCCTTATTCCGCTCTCTTATGCGGCCATTTTCGGCGGGACGATGACGCTGATCGGCACCTCTACAAACCTGATCGTCAACGGGTTCGTTATCGAGGCGGGTCTGGAGCCGATCGGTCTCTTTGATTTTCTGTATGTGGGGCTGCCCATCGTCGTTGTCGGCACGCTCTTTCTCAGTCTCGCCGGTCCGGCGCTTCTGCCGGATTACGACGCGAAAAAAGAGAAAGAGGAAGCACAGTATTTTCTCGAAGCGCGGGTCGAAGAGGGCTCCCCGCTGATCGGGCGCAGTATCCAGGAGAACGGACTGCGTAACATGGAACAGCTCTTTGTGGCCGAACTGCTCCGGGGCAAAGAGCTTGTTTCGCCGGTGACGCCGCGCGAAGTGCTGCAGGCGGGGGACGTGCTGATCTTTACCGGGAACATGCGCGACGTCCATGAGCTCAACCGCTTCAAAGGACTCTCCATCTTCGATGACAGCCGCTGTACGCTGCAAACGAACCTGACGGAAGTCGTCGTGTCTCATGAATCGAACCTTGTCGGCAAAACGATCAAGGAAGCTGAGTTCAGAATGAAATTCGACGCGGCGGTTGTCGCTGTCCGGAGGGGGAACGAGAAGCTCTCCGGCAAACTGGGCAATATCCGTATGCAGGCCGGCGATACCCTGCTGCTGGCGGCCGGGGAGGATTTTTCCAAGCGTGACAACCTGAAAAAGAATTTCTATTTCGTATCGGACCGCCCCCTGACAAAGAAGTTCGATGCCAAGAGCAGTTTGACCATTATGATGCTGTTTCTCGGCGTCATTGTGCTGAGCGCCATGAAAATTATTCTTTTCCTCAAAGGGCTGCTGTTCCTGCTGGGGCTTTTCCTCTTCATGAAATTCCTCGACCTGGCCGAGATCAAACGGACTTTTCCCTTCGAGCTCGTGCTGATCATCGGTTCCGCATTGGGCATAGCGCAGGTACTTATGCAAAGCGGCGTCGCGGGTATGCTGGGGACGTTTATCACGGCAACGACCGACTGGATGGGTGTTTACGGCAGTTTTGCAGCCATCTATCTGATGACCTTCCTGCTGACGGAGATCATCACGAACAACGCGGCGGCGGCCCTCAGCTTTCCGATCGCCTATGCGACCTCGGTATCGCTCGGCGCCGACCCCATGCCTTTCGTGATGGCCGTCGCCTACGGGGCCAGCGCAAGCTTCCTCAGCCCCTACGGGTATCAGACGAACCTGATGGTCTACGGTCCCGGGGGGTACAAGTTCGGCGATTACGTCCGTATCGGGCTGCCGGTCTCTTTGCTGTACAGTGTGGTCGTTTTGACGCTGGTACCGCTGTTTTTCCCTTTCAGCGGTTGA